AGGTAACTAGCCCCATAGCCGCACCGCGCACTCTTTACGAACcaaattttatggaaaatgaACAATTGGTCTTATTGATTGCTGGAAGAATTTTAGgcataaaaaacagtttttacagTACATAATCTTTTAGTCATTTTAAAACCCATGTGATATTCACGAAATATCGATTGATGTATAGTTCAATTATTCTGGTTCTTATTCTTAATTTACGGGAAAATACATACCGACGTAcctattaaaactgtttatactTAACTGTATATACTTTCTCTGTTTACGTTTCCAACAAGTGAAAGTTCCTGTAAAACGaaacttgttttgctaatttcaCGGCATTGGTAGGTACGTATGAAATGAAGTAAAGTGCAAGAATGTAGATTGTAGGTAGATCACCACAAACGGACTTGATAAAGAGCATTCCGcataatttttgtttactaGTATTTTGTGATAACCCAAGACGTCCAGgttattctaattatttattacgatgACAAACCCGGTCGACATAAAAGATTTGTTACATAAACGCCTACTAGTTTTTCACaagcaatatttatttccgGCACATTTAGTAATATATCTTTATAACATTGATCTGTCAATAGATAAGGGGATTATTTCTGTACTCTCCTTAtgtcgataattatttatttccttatcgaatagtaaaactgaaaataaaaaagctagTAAGTAATCTAAAAAACAATCAGAGCAACTTCAAATTGCCATTTCTACTTCCAACaaatttaaacacttttttaataGTACATTGTCATATTAGTACCAACTGTTATGTTAGGCTATTCCCATGTGGGAAGGGCATGtctattattctatttattGGGCATTATTCCAAAATTGTTATGAATGTGTCTTAAcgaatgtatttaatatttatttgatactcaTCACCATCGTCTACAATAGAAAGTATTGTAATATATCCCAAACTTCAATAATCACTGACTACTACCTACCGTATTTATATCAAACCTTTTTGAATAAAGTTGTAACGCCTAATATAATAGATATTTCATTGCAATATGCGTGGTcgcactagatggcgctagcagtaaacattgtttaaaGCGTAGGTAGAGGTTTTGTTGAACTACGCAGCTCACAGGCAACGGATAGTTCTTTTTATAATGGCTCCCATGTTACTACCAAGAGTATTAAATTTATctacaatgttttgttttccaagTAATTTAATCATCTTTTTTCATAGGCACCAAGCTATATTTCCAATTGTTTGAAATGCAGTTGTCTCACTTAATTGATCAATGCAAATACAAGTGCTCAAGAGAATTATGATACCTTGATATCCCACTTCCACCTTAAACCACAGCATACGGTTATTTCGATATTATCTCGAATGaatgaataacattattatgtttataactGTCCGAAGAGATTAAAAAGTAGGTGTAATAATGATAATGTCGCTAGtcttcttattaattttaaacataggTAAGTATGTACTTACTAAGTTAACAACTAAACCACAACCTTCAGTGTGTAAAGaaatctcttttatttataaccacGAGGAATTCTATACAGAACACTCGAAACAATACACCATTAGGTTTATAATGCAGATCCAGTGACGTCATATAACTAAGGAATATGATAATTATCGTTTGAGATgtcttgaaaaagaaaacaagtaaAAATTACCTTTAAATTAGCCAACTAACACACCATCCCATTTTATGTTTGTGGAtggaattgaaattgaaattgaaatgaaatcacaAAATtagtaacagaaaaatataggtatttaaaaataatccaaGAACatcatttatgttatttatttagtgctTAAAACTTTCAtcttcattgattttaattcttctaagtattttcctaaataaatcaaacaatatttaatctACCCTAATTTTATTGCAGagcattattattatcattgatttgttacaatattatagGTTCAACCAACTTTAAAGTACATTTCATGTTTAGATAGTTACAATATTAGGACTGAAAAATGTTCACCAGCTTCTTCAATAAAAGCTAGAGAATAAGGTACGTTCATAAATATCCTATAGGCCTCACTACCTCAGGGCCAATCACTCGACGTCATACCTTGTGCGTAGTTTGATAGGTATGAGTCACGAAGCTAATGAACCTACCTTCTACAAACGCTGCAGTCAAAATTGTTACATAGCACTATGAATAGATTTTCATCGGCATTATTTCCTTGCTTTGTAGTTACGCGTTCAGtttaatagatttcaaattTCTTATGAGACTGCTTATCTACCTATAAATATATGTACCTTATATAAACAGGAAGAAccctataaaaatgtttgaaattcgACACGCATTGTTATACAGTAGTTGTATACGTGTGTGCGGCATCACACGATCACGCAGACATCAAGACGTATCTAGTTGTGGCATATAAAGGAATGGTTAACATTGTCTATTCGACTCAACATGCCTATGTATTCCTATAGTGATGCGTGCGCGTTACCGTAACGTGGTATTTCGTATATAGGTAACTCTCGCATCAGAATAATGAACCCTAGACACAATGAGCTCGGCGGGAGCAGCCGCCGAGatctttacaataatatttccgGCCCCACCTTAGTTGCAGcatgttatataaatatttaaataggagCATATATAGACACCATAATATCTCGCTCACgtcaaatattatgatttttcatTACATGATCATTATTCATTACCAAGATGTAGGTGGTAAGTTTTTATATCTAAAGGAAAGTTCAGTtcattaagattttaaaataaaaacaaaaaaataaacatagtaaCAAGCTCGTTTGGACATTTTATTCATGTAAATTTGCAgatatcattaatacaaattatggTCATGTAAATTGGGAtctatgataaataatattatactattagCTGGTTTAGAGGACACTGTCTTATACCGTCTCCGAATTAGCTTAATTCCAGCCATTGTTAAATTTTGATGACTCATCGAAATATAAAAAGGCAGTCTCGGAGGTGTGGCATTACAAATACTGTCTTATTCCTAAGTTTACATAATGAGATTTTTATTGTGATAGTGATAAAACACAAACTTAAACTATGTGAACATTCTACTTCCTGAATGGCTACTACATGCATGCATGACTCCATTATATTAGGTTCCTCACCTTCTAGGATGTTGTATTAAGTGCAGAGCTATGTCATTATGTCAACTAAATTCCTAAAAGATTAATGTGACAAAACCTATATTGTCTACATGTCATACATCACAATTTTTCCTAAAGTTATCTGTACAGTTTGGGTAATTTAAGATGTCTAATATAATGCCAATTACTATACATTACGTCCAAATAATAACTTTATGCTGAGCAGCGAGTGTATTATATACTTTGCTACTGTTCCTAAATAGGACTTGTGTATTAAAAGTTCAGCAACATGTCTCCAATAAGTAGTCATACACAATttctattttcaaacaattCAGGATTGCTAACAAAACAATCTAGATACAAAGTAAATTATTCACAAAGAAAtccataaataaactttttattaaaattgtataagacTGAAATACTTTGTATGTTGACACTACTGATTTCATGAATGTATGATCATTCATTTCAGAgagcaatataatattatttgtcagACTCGTTTTGTTCAGGTTCTGCAAGTTTCAACCATGGGTGCTGAAGGCACTCATATGCGGTGGCACGCCGATTTGGATCAAAGTCGAGCATAGGCTTTAAGAAATCAGCAAACTCCTCTGCATCTATCTGACTCCATTCATATTTCTCTGTGAGTACAGATACTAAGCCCCATGGTTTTAAACCTGTAATGTTCCTCAACTCACcctttttattaaagaatactTTCGAATATTTTCCTGATGCAGCGATTCTTTTTGGAATATCACCTAGTAGTTCTATAATGTGAGCCAGGTGATCTTCATCTCGGCTGTAACCATCACCAGAGTGTGGCTCAAATAAGTAGTCCCCTGTGGCCAATTCAAAAGCCATGCATGCAGTACTCCAAATGTCTGCAGAAGTTCCATAGCCAGCACTCAGCAACACTTCTAGCGACCTGTACTGCCTGGTTTGAATATCCTCAGTGAAGTGCCGGTGGACCCAACAAGCATTACCTAGATCTGCAATCTTGACCTCCAAGTCACAGATATCAAAGGCAGGATCAAACTTTTTGTCAAGTGATTTACCTTTTGTAGATTGTGAATTAAAAGAAGGTGGAGTATCAGTCATTTCTCCTTCAGACATAGGGGTACCTATGTCATCTCCACAGCCGTACTGCTTTGTTCTTACCTGAACAGCATCAGCATCAGTGTCAAATGCTTCCTCATCAGCTCCTTCTAGATCATTACAACCATTTATATTAGTTTCATTCTCAGAGCGAGTAGTCTCAATCACACTGGCTTCTTCAGGAGTTGGAGGTGAATCATCATTGTCTTGTGACATAGGAGCTGACTCACTgttatttgtattctttttcTGTTCTTCTATTTCTTCTATTTGTTCCATTTGCTTCTTAAGTAACATTGACTGACGCTTAgctttcttctttaatttcttctttttatttctactcATTTTAGCAGTGACTACCTGTTCTTGAAATTTCTTTGGCGCAGTACTAATCAAGGAAAGAGGCAGCCTTAAGCCTAAGGAATGTAATTCAGTGGCCTCTGCTGCCAGTTTGCGGATGTAAGGTTCATCAACACACACCAATACATTCTCAGGCTTAATATCTGTATGAATAATCTTACATTTAGTATGAAGGTAGTCCAAACCCTCCAGCACTTGTCGTATGATTGTCTTAACGTTCTCCCGAGGTATACCTCTATAATTAGACTTGAGTATCAACTTCAGTAGGTGGTGACCCAGAACCTCAAACACCATGCACACATGGGTTCCATTCACAccagttattttaaagtcattaagCAACTGCACGGTCTTGTTTCTTTTGGGATCAGCTGGATCGCTGTCTCGAACTGCCTTCAGAATCTTAATTTCATCTAGGGCCGTCTCCGTGAAATGCGGTGCTGATTTCACGACTTTCAATGCAACAAACCGTTTATCAACGAGATCCCAACACAACCACACAGTAGAAAAATGCCCCCATCCTAATTTTCTAGTGACGTGGTACCGATTCAGGAATAAGTCTCCAATTTTGACAGGATGGTAACCACCCTTGCAATAGTCAGCGCTGTCTTCCTGCTCTTCGTCGTCGCTAGTGTATTGTTCATCTTCATCCTCCTCGATGGTTTCATTGGAAGAGCTATGTGTAGGTTCTAAACGATTCTGATTCTGGTTGCGCAGACCGTTTCCTTGTCCACCAGCCCCGTGGTCCTCCTCgcgatttttctttttaccgAGTTTATGCCGTTTCTTTTTCGCCTGAATGGCGAGCACTCTCCTATTTACATCTGATTTAGAACTCATTTAGTAAATTAAACACTTTCAACAACGccaatatatatataaatttatcttttcatCTCAAATCTTTTTGTTTGAGTATGGCGGCCGGTCGCAGAACAAAATGCGCTCGAACATGAACTCAAAATGTTGCTAgtagatatattttgtaaaggCGAAATACCATAGACAATTGTCCATAATAATTGTAACTGCCAACCTTAATCATCAATATCTCAAAGTGGATGTATACGAAtctagcaatatttttttcgggATTGTAGGCATTACAGTTAGTTCCtaactttcattatattttcaaatgtttaattatactacacaacaaaaaaaaactcgcgCAACCAATAACCAATCTAgtttacacataaaatattatttatcaatgtAAGCACGACAAGTATTTTAAAGCTATCAGTTAACTGTTGAAATAAGGCTTAGCACAGATATATcttgtaatattaattactaattttatatatagttttaaagtattaaagtGACACTAGTttgataaaatactttattcttttggttttatcttataaacttcgtcttattaatagaaaaaaatatataaaataatacctatctaaaaattgtttattttgtaaactgtGAATATCATACGTAAAATATTTCTCGCCAGTCACAAAAGTTCCGCGGCATGTCCGttcgtacaaaattaaataaactcttAATTTGTCACCATCATGATTGACCAGATTTTACAACGCActtaaaacagttaataattgtgttttgaaCAAATATTCTCTGTTTGACATCCAACAAAGTATAAAAAACCTAGATTTAGATGTTTGTACACATTGTTTCTTAGGTTATCGACTTGGCTGTAATGTTTCATTACTTTTTTCATTCGTCGGAAACAGTAGTTTGCCTACATGAAGTAGTACAAAAAGTTGTAGAAATGGGATCAGTAAGATCGAAACAGGTCTAAAGCTCAAATTGAGCTGAATCGAGAAAACCTTTATTCACTTCTGCTTTGACTTCATTGCAATGTTTCTGGGTATGCAGTTttagtatcattaaaataattatttaaaaggaacTGTACATCAATTCAATTCAGATCCTTAATAAGATCAATGTAATCATATTTTCAAATACGCATATAAATACTCCAGGTCCCCAAAATAATACATCAAATTGGACACAAAAAGTAATCAATAAAAATCTAGTTGTATCACCATGTCATTTACCCCTTTGAGATggattcatatttctttttggATTCTGTGCCATTTGTGAGGTTTGTGTGTGTTGCGAAGCTTGTTGTGTGTATTGCGAGCCTTGTGAGTATGGTGTGGCCTGTGGTTGTGACAGGGGTTGTGGGAATTGTGAAGGTTGCGGTGGTGCGTTTGGTGATGGAGGTGGGTTGTGGACGGGTGGTGGCGGTACTACCTGTTCTGGAGGTTTAGGATCTGTagatgcattttttttctccTCTGCTTGTTTCTCTCTGTCGTTAATTTTCTTTAACGGAAGCAAAATAAAGCCACTTATTAGTACAAATGCACCAGCGACATAAAAAGATACGGCGTAACCGAACTGATTTTTAAGTACGCTAGACAAAGGTGTACTTAAAAGACTTCCTATACCTTGAAACATTAACATCATGCCAGTCGCATTAGTTAACATATCTAGTCCGTACAAATTTACGATGACCATACTTCGTATACTACTTAAACTAGCAATGTGAAAACCGAACACTATACAGCAGAAGTATTGATAGTAAACGTTGAAAGACAGATTGAATGCTATTATTCCGAATCCTGCTATCAGACACGCTCCCATATATAGTTTCAAAGGGCTGTATTTACAAGCTAAGGCACCTATAACTAACCGACCCACTGCATTAGCAAAACCTATGACGCTTACAAACAAACTACAATGTTGAGGGGCAATACCTGCATCCAGATTTCGATCGGGCAAAAAAACATAAGGTACTAAATAACCTAAGTATGTGAAAAAACCActagtacaaaataatataaacgatattttttttagtaattttggaTCCATCATTGTAGCAAGAATTCGTCTAACAGCCGTTGTAAATACACCTCTTTTTTCACTTAAGTCAACTGCTGTCACGGCACGTGATACTGCCATTTGGTATTCTAAACCTGTTCTAGCCTCAGGTGATGTGTCCAACACACTTTTCTGATACGCTGGTAAATTTTCAAGCTTGCCTCCGTAGAATGCATCATCTCGATACATAGGCCGCGATTGGGGTACATGCTCTTCCCAGTGGCATAACCGTTGCCAACAAGATAGTTTTTGTTGCGGCTCTACCTTCAAATTTACTTCAACATTCAGTAACGGTTCTTTGGTTCTCTCTTGTACACTTGTTTTGGACATCATGGATTTAACTTTATTCAATTGCCTCTGACTAATTCCACCTGATGGGCCTTGGGCTGTTACTGTGAGTCTTGACATGCCTACAGGCACGGCGGACGGACCCGCTTGATTTGACATCGTTTTAGTTACTATTCCTTCTTTAACAACATTAGCTGCAGTAGGGAAATGTACATTAGATACTGCACTGAATAGACGTTCTGCACCTGTTGGCATTACTCCTTCTTTTCGGACTCGAGATGGAGAAGCTTTAATCGCAGCCAGACTTGGTAAATAAGTTACGGTACGAGTCGGATCCTCTGTAGTTTTTGTTACAGTCAGTGAAAGCAATGGTCGAAATACCATGCCTACAAAATACAGTGAGCCAAATAATCcacaatgaaataatgtagtTACACGCCATCCAGCCAAACGAACCAGCTGTGTATTGACTGTGAACATTATCATGATACCGACACTGGAGCCGACACTTGCTATAGACATAGCTAGTGACCGAAGtcgttcaaaataaaatccCACTATTAACCCAGAAGACATACTGACAAGACAGGCTCCAAATCCTCCAATgaatccataaaataaaaggaCCGTAGCGTAACTGAGACAGAAATATGAACACAAAAGTGCTATACTGCCAATTATTGAACCGCTCATAGTGCACGCCCGGAATCCAAATCTGTTAATGAGTGCAGATACGAACGGACCGCCTACGAAGTATACTGCAACTGCTATAGAATTGATGAGTGCCACTAGAGATTCTTCCACTGCAAGGTCATGTGCCATATCATGGAATATGCTACCAAACGTGAAATAAACTCCGTCTAGTACAAAGATGCAAAAAAAGCTCGCTGCAACTACAAGCCATCCCCATCCTCCTTCTTCAGGAACGGTTATTTGAGCTGCAATCTCAGTTTCTTCAACACCTTCAAGTTCAGGTTCTTCAGCGTTGCTACAAACTTTACTGGGCACAACGAGAATGCTCCTCTTAGTATCATTTGCTTTGGTTGTTATAATGTTCTTAGGGGGCCTGCTCATTATGAATAACGCATATTATGTTATCATCGGGGGCTAAGTGttagttctttaaaaatatatcggtTTCTGACGTTATGAAACATAATTTACTGTAGGAAATGTCAAAAAACGATCTGATAGCTGAGTTAATCCATCACCACAGTCACAGAATTATCGCGTTTATTCCcgttgtacttttttattttcgtcgACCTTACCTCTTTGGTATTATTAGTGATTTGATTTCCCCTAAAATCTTATAAGATCGCACGTTTTAGCTGGCCATTAatgttcatttcattttattgtttggaGTATTAGGACGACACTAGATTTTCAGCTTTGCAATGACAAAGTTGTCTAAGAACTTAACATAAATGGGTTGTTACAGTTTTGTCAGTTATCAATATCTGGATTTAATATCAGTCAGAATTTTGTTTCTCTGAGGGAGGAACTTCTTCAGAACTGCATCGAGTTCTGTATCTCACTTTTGGCACATACTCTTTTAGCTCAAAACTCTATTTCCACTTCAGAATTTATAGATACTATTAATGGCAATCATGGACCCTATCGGGCACGACAGGTTAGGATAGAGGAGAGGAATATAATATAAGGTACCTTTTTACTTACTTACCATAATCTAAGACTTGGTTTACATAATAGTTTACAAAAAATGCACATTCAGAGGAGATAAGATCAATAACACCTTTTCTAAGACTTCTTTAGGTAAAAAAGTATAGGTTACGTATAATTTtcgtttaagttttatttagtcTATCCGTCCTCCTTCCACAAGGCTAGGTCGTTACAGCAAAATACTTCAAATTCTTATAGTTCAAATTAGTTGATTATTTCACAGATTATCTAAATCTGTTACTTCTATGACATTGACAGTCAATAATGCGGTTAAAAAAAAGCTGTTATTGTCATTAATTTGTTCTGGTCAAATTTATTTCCCACCCAACCGCAAGTCACCCTTAATCatgattttttcatttatatgtccgtctattttatttaaataactttatatgctaacttatttaaataaccaAGTTTTGCTGTTTCAATCATAGCCCTAGTACCTAATTAGTATAATATGTACCAAACTTTCTCTATGGTTGTTCGTCAAGTATAGACTAAAAGAGTTAGCTGAATAATTTTAGCATGTAACCCTACTACTGACTACTACACTTATACTATAATCGCTCGTTACACTACACTACTACAGCCGCGCTTCTTATGACAGTTACATGACATTTGTGTTGGTGTGTTATTTGATCTGctttattttttgacaagttATTAACGGTCAAATTGGAGGGAAAATCATTTGGCTGCGTGTTGGGAACAAGCTTCTTTTAGAAATAGttgtaagttattattaattatagtaaGGATGTCTCAAACATCGATTACTTCGTTTTTTAATAGTAGAAAGAGACCGGCCTCCGACGATATTATAACTTCTAAAAGCAAACTACCACACATCGATCGGAGTCATGAAGCTAAGATTTTAGTTAGTGGAAAAGGTTCTGTAGTTAGGAAAAGTGAACTTTCTAAAAAGGAGCTTAGGCTTCCAAGTAAATCTACTGATGTGAAGAAGGACGAAACAAGACAGCAGATTAATCAGCATGCGTCGTCAAAAGAAACTAAACCGATACCGCCAAAATTACCTGCAGCGTTTTCCAAGAAAGTTAACGCGTCAAACACACCAAAGAGCGCAGAACCCTCCCGGCAGGAAGCTATCAACTCATCGCGGAAGGAATTGAGTCTTGGAGACATAAGGAAGAAATTAGCGGGAAGTTCTAGGTTAGCTGACTTGAGAGCAACGGCTGACCGTCTTAGTAAAGGCATTCAAGATCTTAAGGAAGCCAGTGACAAGCGGAATCTCAAACAATTCAAGTCCATTGATGTGGAAGTACCATCAAGGTAAGTCTACTCAAAATCACAATTACTTAGTGGTCTAGCCTACAAGTGTATACCAGTGAAGGCAATCACTGGAGACCTGTGGTATAATCTTAGCAGGGCAGTGTTGGACAAATTTATTGTATCTTTGAGTCATGCCTAGAATCCCAGTAGTCCTGattaaaaagaagtattttcaGTCTGTGTAGTAATACTACCTTGTCAAACTAGAACAGCGATGGAATATTGCATTACGCTGTGCGCATTGACCATGAATCTACTGCAATAGATTGTCTC
This sequence is a window from Trichoplusia ni isolate ovarian cell line Hi5 chromosome 15, tn1, whole genome shotgun sequence. Protein-coding genes within it:
- the LOC113501182 gene encoding SRSF protein kinase 3; protein product: MSSKSDVNRRVLAIQAKKKRHKLGKKKNREEDHGAGGQGNGLRNQNQNRLEPTHSSSNETIEEDEDEQYTSDDEEQEDSADYCKGGYHPVKIGDLFLNRYHVTRKLGWGHFSTVWLCWDLVDKRFVALKVVKSAPHFTETALDEIKILKAVRDSDPADPKRNKTVQLLNDFKITGVNGTHVCMVFEVLGHHLLKLILKSNYRGIPRENVKTIIRQVLEGLDYLHTKCKIIHTDIKPENVLVCVDEPYIRKLAAEATELHSLGLRLPLSLISTAPKKFQEQVVTAKMSRNKKKKLKKKAKRQSMLLKKQMEQIEEIEEQKKNTNNSESAPMSQDNDDSPPTPEEASVIETTRSENETNINGCNDLEGADEEAFDTDADAVQVRTKQYGCGDDIGTPMSEGEMTDTPPSFNSQSTKGKSLDKKFDPAFDICDLEVKIADLGNACWVHRHFTEDIQTRQYRSLEVLLSAGYGTSADIWSTACMAFELATGDYLFEPHSGDGYSRDEDHLAHIIELLGDIPKRIAASGKYSKVFFNKKGELRNITGLKPWGLVSVLTEKYEWSQIDAEEFADFLKPMLDFDPNRRATAYECLQHPWLKLAEPEQNESDK
- the LOC113501261 gene encoding monocarboxylate transporter 6-like, translating into MSRPPKNIITTKANDTKRSILVVPSKVCSNAEEPELEGVEETEIAAQITVPEEGGWGWLVVAASFFCIFVLDGVYFTFGSIFHDMAHDLAVEESLVALINSIAVAVYFVGGPFVSALINRFGFRACTMSGSIIGSIALLCSYFCLSYATVLLFYGFIGGFGACLVSMSSGLIVGFYFERLRSLAMSIASVGSSVGIMIMFTVNTQLVRLAGWRVTTLFHCGLFGSLYFVGMVFRPLLSLTVTKTTEDPTRTVTYLPSLAAIKASPSRVRKEGVMPTGAERLFSAVSNVHFPTAANVVKEGIVTKTMSNQAGPSAVPVGMSRLTVTAQGPSGGISQRQLNKVKSMMSKTSVQERTKEPLLNVEVNLKVEPQQKLSCWQRLCHWEEHVPQSRPMYRDDAFYGGKLENLPAYQKSVLDTSPEARTGLEYQMAVSRAVTAVDLSEKRGVFTTAVRRILATMMDPKLLKKISFILFCTSGFFTYLGYLVPYVFLPDRNLDAGIAPQHCSLFVSVIGFANAVGRLVIGALACKYSPLKLYMGACLIAGFGIIAFNLSFNVYYQYFCCIVFGFHIASLSSIRSMVIVNLYGLDMLTNATGMMLMFQGIGSLLSTPLSSVLKNQFGYAVSFYVAGAFVLISGFILLPLKKINDREKQAEEKKNASTDPKPPEQVVPPPPVHNPPPSPNAPPQPSQFPQPLSQPQATPYSQGSQYTQQASQHTQTSQMAQNPKRNMNPSQRGK